A window from Dromaius novaehollandiae isolate bDroNov1 chromosome 1, bDroNov1.hap1, whole genome shotgun sequence encodes these proteins:
- the CCT2 gene encoding T-complex protein 1 subunit beta isoform X2 codes for MASISLAPVNIFKAGADEEKAETARLSSFVGAIAIGDLVKSTLGPKGMDKILLSTGRDSTVTVTNDGATILKAIGVDNPAAKVLVDMSKVQDDEVGDGTTSVTVLAAELLREAESLISKKIHPQTIIAGWRAATKASREALLKAAVDHGDDEVKFREDLMNIAGTTLSSKLLTHHKDHFVKLAVEAVLRLKGSGNLEAIHVIKKLGGSLADSYLDEGFLLDKKIGVNQPKRIENAKILIANTGMDTDKIKIFGSRVRVDSTAKVAEIEQAEKEKMKEKVERILKHGINCFINRQLIYNYPEQLFGAAGVMAIEHADFAGVERLALVTGGEIASTFDHPELVKLGSCKLIEEVMIGEDKLIHFSGVAMGEACTIVLRGATQQILDEAERSLHDALCVLAQTVKDTRTVYGGGCSEMLMANAVAELAIRTPGKESVAMESFAKALRMIPTIIADNAGYDSADLVAQLRAAHSEGKTTYGLDMKEGVIGDMAVLGVTESFQVKRQVLLSAAEAAEMILRVDDIIKAAPRKRVPDHRPC; via the exons ATG GCATCCATTTCCCTTGCTCCTGTGAATATTTTCAAGGCAGGTGCAgatgaagaaaaggcagaaactgcTCGGTTG tCATCCTTTGTTGGTGCTATTGCTATCGGTGACCTGGTCAAGAGCACTCTGGGACCTAAAGGCATG GACAAGATTCTTTTAAGTACTGGAAGAGATAGCACAGTAACAGTGACCAATGATGGTGCAACCATCCTGAAAGCTATTGGAGTTGACAACCCAGCTGCAAAGGTCTTGGTTG atatgtcGAAGGTTCAAGATGATGAGGTTGGTGATGGAACTACATCTGTTACTGTGTTGGCAGCTGAATTACTGAGG gaGGCAGAATCACTGATTTCGAAGAAGATTCATCCTCAGACCATTATTGCAGGTTGGAGAGCAGCCACAAAAGCTTCAAGAGAGGCTCTTTTGAAAGCTGCTGTGGATCATGG TGATGATGAAGTGAAATTCCGTGAAGATTTGATGAACATTGCGGGCACTACTCTTTCGTCAAAATTACTTACTCATCATAAAGATCACTTTGTCAAGCTAGCTGTAGAAGCTGTTCTTAGATTGAAGGGTTCTGGCAATTTGGAGGCTATCCATGTTATCAAGAAACTTGGTGGAAGTTTGGCTGATTCTTACTTAGATGAAG GCTTTTTACTTGACAAGAAGATTGGTGTAAATCAACCAAAAAGAATTGAAAATGCAAAGATTCTTATTGCAAATACTGGTATGGATACAGATAAGATTAAG ATTTTTGGCTCTCGGGTTAGAGTGGACTCTACAGCAAAGGTAGCAGAAATAGaacaggcagaaaaagaaaaaatgaaggagaaggtAGAGCGTATTCTTAAGCATGGAATAAACTGCTTTATTAACAG ACAGCTGATTTACAACTACCCCGAACAGCTCTTTGGGGCCGCTGGTGTTATGGCTATTGAACATGCAGACTTTGCTGGTGTAGAACGTCTGGCTCTTGTTACAG GTGGTGAAATTGCATCCACCTTTGATCATCCTGAGCTAGTAAAACTAGGAAGTTGCAAGCTTATTGAAGAAGTCATGATTGGAGAAGATAAACTCATTCATTTCTCTGGAGTCGCTATGG GTGAAGCCTGCACCATAGTTTTGCGTGGAGCAACACAACAGATTCTAGATGAAGCGGAGAGATCTTTGCATGATGCCCTCTGTGTTCTTGCCCAGACTGTGAAGGACACTAGAACTGTTTATGGTGGAG GTTGTTCAGAGATGCTGATGGCTAATGCTGTTGCAGAACTTGCCATCAGAACACCTGGCAAAGAATCTGTTGCAATGGAGTCTTTTGCAAAGGCTTTGAGAATG ATCCCGACAATCATAGCTGATAATGCTGGCTATGACAGTGCAGATTTGGTTGCTCAGCTCAGAGCTGCTCACAGTGAAGGGAAAACGACTTACGGACTTG aTATGAAAGAGGGTGTTATTGGAGACATGGCAGTCTTGGGAGTAACAGAAAGTTTCCAAGTCAAGAGACAAGTTTTGCTGAGTgcagctgaagcagcagaaaTGATTCTTCGTGTAGATGACATTATTAAAGCGGCACCAAG aaaacGCGTGCCAGACCATCGCCCATGTTAA
- the CCT2 gene encoding T-complex protein 1 subunit beta isoform X1 → MAASEASGRPLIYSPLLLKDRASISLAPVNIFKAGADEEKAETARLSSFVGAIAIGDLVKSTLGPKGMDKILLSTGRDSTVTVTNDGATILKAIGVDNPAAKVLVDMSKVQDDEVGDGTTSVTVLAAELLREAESLISKKIHPQTIIAGWRAATKASREALLKAAVDHGDDEVKFREDLMNIAGTTLSSKLLTHHKDHFVKLAVEAVLRLKGSGNLEAIHVIKKLGGSLADSYLDEGFLLDKKIGVNQPKRIENAKILIANTGMDTDKIKIFGSRVRVDSTAKVAEIEQAEKEKMKEKVERILKHGINCFINRQLIYNYPEQLFGAAGVMAIEHADFAGVERLALVTGGEIASTFDHPELVKLGSCKLIEEVMIGEDKLIHFSGVAMGEACTIVLRGATQQILDEAERSLHDALCVLAQTVKDTRTVYGGGCSEMLMANAVAELAIRTPGKESVAMESFAKALRMIPTIIADNAGYDSADLVAQLRAAHSEGKTTYGLDMKEGVIGDMAVLGVTESFQVKRQVLLSAAEAAEMILRVDDIIKAAPRKRVPDHRPC, encoded by the exons ATGGCCGCCTCGGAGGCGAGCGGGAGGCCGCTTATTTACTCCCCGCTCCTCCTGAAAGACCGG GCATCCATTTCCCTTGCTCCTGTGAATATTTTCAAGGCAGGTGCAgatgaagaaaaggcagaaactgcTCGGTTG tCATCCTTTGTTGGTGCTATTGCTATCGGTGACCTGGTCAAGAGCACTCTGGGACCTAAAGGCATG GACAAGATTCTTTTAAGTACTGGAAGAGATAGCACAGTAACAGTGACCAATGATGGTGCAACCATCCTGAAAGCTATTGGAGTTGACAACCCAGCTGCAAAGGTCTTGGTTG atatgtcGAAGGTTCAAGATGATGAGGTTGGTGATGGAACTACATCTGTTACTGTGTTGGCAGCTGAATTACTGAGG gaGGCAGAATCACTGATTTCGAAGAAGATTCATCCTCAGACCATTATTGCAGGTTGGAGAGCAGCCACAAAAGCTTCAAGAGAGGCTCTTTTGAAAGCTGCTGTGGATCATGG TGATGATGAAGTGAAATTCCGTGAAGATTTGATGAACATTGCGGGCACTACTCTTTCGTCAAAATTACTTACTCATCATAAAGATCACTTTGTCAAGCTAGCTGTAGAAGCTGTTCTTAGATTGAAGGGTTCTGGCAATTTGGAGGCTATCCATGTTATCAAGAAACTTGGTGGAAGTTTGGCTGATTCTTACTTAGATGAAG GCTTTTTACTTGACAAGAAGATTGGTGTAAATCAACCAAAAAGAATTGAAAATGCAAAGATTCTTATTGCAAATACTGGTATGGATACAGATAAGATTAAG ATTTTTGGCTCTCGGGTTAGAGTGGACTCTACAGCAAAGGTAGCAGAAATAGaacaggcagaaaaagaaaaaatgaaggagaaggtAGAGCGTATTCTTAAGCATGGAATAAACTGCTTTATTAACAG ACAGCTGATTTACAACTACCCCGAACAGCTCTTTGGGGCCGCTGGTGTTATGGCTATTGAACATGCAGACTTTGCTGGTGTAGAACGTCTGGCTCTTGTTACAG GTGGTGAAATTGCATCCACCTTTGATCATCCTGAGCTAGTAAAACTAGGAAGTTGCAAGCTTATTGAAGAAGTCATGATTGGAGAAGATAAACTCATTCATTTCTCTGGAGTCGCTATGG GTGAAGCCTGCACCATAGTTTTGCGTGGAGCAACACAACAGATTCTAGATGAAGCGGAGAGATCTTTGCATGATGCCCTCTGTGTTCTTGCCCAGACTGTGAAGGACACTAGAACTGTTTATGGTGGAG GTTGTTCAGAGATGCTGATGGCTAATGCTGTTGCAGAACTTGCCATCAGAACACCTGGCAAAGAATCTGTTGCAATGGAGTCTTTTGCAAAGGCTTTGAGAATG ATCCCGACAATCATAGCTGATAATGCTGGCTATGACAGTGCAGATTTGGTTGCTCAGCTCAGAGCTGCTCACAGTGAAGGGAAAACGACTTACGGACTTG aTATGAAAGAGGGTGTTATTGGAGACATGGCAGTCTTGGGAGTAACAGAAAGTTTCCAAGTCAAGAGACAAGTTTTGCTGAGTgcagctgaagcagcagaaaTGATTCTTCGTGTAGATGACATTATTAAAGCGGCACCAAG aaaacGCGTGCCAGACCATCGCCCATGTTAA
- the LRRC10 gene encoding leucine-rich repeat-containing protein 10, whose protein sequence is MGNTLKAIVAFVPSNECQKYLLEDLEEMPVDKMVDLSGRQLRRLPLHICSFRELVKLYLSDNNLNHLPPELEQLQNLQILALDFNNFKALPLVVCTLKQLCILYLGNNRLCNLPLELRLLQNLKTLWIESNCLQYLPEVVCELSLLKTLHAGSNALRALPSQLRCLQELRTIWLSGNLLSEFPPVLLHMPFLEVIDVDRNAIRYFPSLAHLPGLKLVIYDHNPCRNAPKVAKGVRRVGRWSEESPEPRKRSGALVDIAPEDMPLPPPTDKPELEAEPC, encoded by the coding sequence ATGGGCAACACTCTGAAGGCGATTGTTGCTTTTGTGCCTTCCAACGAGTGCCAGAAGTACCTCCTGGAAGACCTAGAGGAGATGCCAGTCGATAAAATGGTGGATCTGAGCGGCAGGCAGCTGAGAAGGCTGCCTCTGCACATTTGCTCTTTTAGGGAACTGGTCAAGCTATACCTGAGTGACAACAACCTGAACCATCTCCCCCCCGAGCTGGAGCAGTTGCAAAACCTACAGATCCTGGCGCTGGACTTCAACAACTTCAAAGCGCTGCCCCTGGTCGTGTGCACGCTGAAGCAGCTCTGCATCCTCTACTTGGGCAACAACAGGCTCTGCAACCTGCCCCTCGAGCTCCGGCTCTTGCAGAACCTCAAGACCCTCTGGATCGAGTCCAACTGCCTGCAGTACCTGCCTGAGGTGGTGTGTGAGCTCAGCCTCCTCAAGACTCTGCACGCCGGCTCCAATGCGCTGCGCGCGCTCCCCAGCCAGCTGCGGTGCCTGCAGGAGCTGCGCACCATCTGGCTCTCAGGCAACCTGCTGTCCGAGTTCCCCCCCGTGCTCCTGCACATGCCTTTTCTGGAGGTGATCGACGTGGACCGCAACGCCATCCGGTACTTCCCTAGCCTGGCTCACCTCCCCGGCCTGAAGCTGGTGATCTACGACCACAACCCCTGCCGGAACGCACCCAAAGTGGCCAAAGGGGTGCGCAGGGTGGGCAGATGGTCAGAAGAGAGTCCTGAGCCTCGCAAGCGGTCCGGGGCGCTGGTAGACATCGCACCCGAGGATATGCCACTGCCGCCTCCCACCGACAAGCCTGAGCTGGAGGCAGAGCCTTGCTGA
- the LOC112983336 gene encoding cathepsin E-like, producing MRAIILAVVYIPFTVALERIPLVRFKSIKNQLKEKGELEEFRRNHHPDVFARRYLHCFPADVALSAGTASERLYDYMNAQYYGVVSVGTPPQKFTVVFDTGSSNFWVPSAYCISEACRVHQRFKSFLSDSYEHGGEAFSLQYGTGQLLGIAGKDTLQISNISIKGQDFGESVFEPGVTFALAHFDGVLGLGYPSLAVGNALPVFDSIMNQQLVEQPVFSFYLKRGEDTENGGELILGGIDHSRYKGSIHWVPVTEKSYWQIHLNNIKIQGQVAFCSHGCEAIVDSGTSLITGPSSQIRRLQEYIGATPSQMGEFLVDCRRLSSLPHISFTIGHHEYKLTAEHYVVKESVDDQTFCMSGFQSLDITTRAGPLWILGDVFMSAFYCIFDRGNDRVGFAKSAHRKDYH from the exons ATGAGAGCGATAATATTGGCTGTGGTTTACATCCCGTTCACCGTGGCCTTGGAACG AATCCCTCTCGTTCGATTCAAATCTATCAAGAACCagctgaaagaaaagggagaattaGAGGAATTCCGGAGAAACCACCACCCCGATGTTtttgctcggaggtacctgcacTGCTTCCCTGCAGATGTTGCCTTATCAGCAGGAACCGCTTCAGAAAGGCTGTATGATTACATGAAT GCTCAGTACTACGGGGTTGTGAGCGTTGGCACGCCGCCTCAGAAGTTCACGGTGGTGTTTGACACGGGATCGTCCAACTTTTGGGTCCCCTCAGCTTATTGCATCAGCGAAGCATGCA GGGTGCACCAGAGATTCAAGTCCTTTCTGTCGGATTCGTACGAGCATGGAGGGGAAGCCTTTTCCTTGCAGTATGGCACGGGCCAGCTTTTGGGCATTGCTGGCAAAGACACGCTACAG ATCAGTAACATTTCCATCAAGGGGCAGGACTTTGGCGAGTCCGTGTTTGAGCCAGGAGTAACGTTTGCCCTGGCCCACTTTGACGGGGTGCTGGGGTTGGGCTACCCCTCCCTTGCGGTGGGCAACGCTCTGCCGGTGTTCGACAGCATCATGAACCAGCAGCTGGTGGAGCAGCCCGTCTTCTCCTTCTATCTGAAAAG AGGAGAAGACACTGAGAACGGCGGTGAGTTAATCCTGGGGGGCATAGACCATTCCCGCTACAAAGGCTCCATTCACTGGGTCCCCGTCACCGAGAAAAGCTACTGGCAAATACATCTTAACAA TATAAAGATCCAGGGCCAGGTGGCATTTTGCTCCCACGGTTGTGAAGCCATCGTCGATTCGGGCACTTCTCTTATTACCGGCCCCTCTTCGCAAATCAGGCGGTTGCAGGAGTATATCGGGGCGACTCCGTCGCAGATGGGAGAG TTTCTCGTAGACTGCAGAAGACTGTCCAGCTTGCCTCACATCAGCTTCACCATCGGACACCACGAGTACAAGCTGACGGCAGAGCACTACGTGGTAAAG GAGTCCGTCGATGACCAGACCTTCTGCATGAGCGGCTTTCAGTCGCTGGACATCACCACTCGCGCTGGCCCACTCTGGATTTTAGGAGACGTCTTTATGTCTGCGTTTTACTGCATTTTTGACCGTGGGAACGACAGAGTGGGATTTGCAAAATCTGCTCATCGGAAGGATTACCACTGA